From the Helianthus annuus cultivar XRQ/B chromosome 17, HanXRQr2.0-SUNRISE, whole genome shotgun sequence genome, the window TCTTGTACCAGATTGTGCATATCAAAGTTTCCATCTGAAATAGTTATGAGACTCTTTTGTATCAAAACCTTTACCCCTATGTCAGAGTAAAAACCACAAGCATCAAAGATCTCCATTCTCTCATCTTTTGGATGGCCCCTGAAGAAGCATGCAATATCTAAGAATAACTCTTTCTGGAAAGATTCAAGTCCATCATAACTTATTTTAAGTATATCGGTGACCTTAGGATCTGGGATATATCTTAACTTGGCCAAGGCACTTTGCCATTCATTCTCGTCTTTGTCACATAGAAAAGACCCAAGGATTTTAAGCGCTAACGGGAGCCCAGCAGCATATGAAACCACACGTAGTGAAAGGGCCTCATAATCTTCTAGATGGTTTTTTTCTTGATATGCATGCCTATTAAAGAGCCGGATGGCCTCATCATCTGATAATAAACTCATAGGATAGACCACGTCTACCTTGTGAGCTGTTAGCAAATTCTCATCTCTAGTCGTGATTACTATTCGACTCCCATCACCGTACCAATTATGTGATCCAGCTAACGCCTCTAATTGGCAAAGATCATCGACATCATCAAGAACCATTAACACATTACTACgacataacatattttttatctTGTTTCGTCCATCGATAACATTCTGCACCACCACCGGCGTTTTCAAAAGATTTGATAGAATCTTATTTTGTAAACTTGTTAAACCATTTTTACTTGATTCATCCCTAACATTGTCAACAATGCAGTGACCTTCAAATTGCTTAGATATTTCCTTGTACATATAAGACGCAAGAGTAGTCTTACCACTACCACCAATCCCCCATATCCCAACCATTCATACACCACCTTTCCCAATTTCTAACTTTGATTTCAAATCATACAAGCGAGTACCCATTCCAACAAGGGTTTCATCAACATATGGATTTAAGGAAAATAATATGTCTAAAATTGTATCAACAATTTGTTTGATGCCAACTGCTTCATGCCTGCCCATAGCGCAATATTTAAATATAATTACTACACAAAATTTTTCCTAAAAATATTTGTTATACAAATATAACTTTTGCCACAATAA encodes:
- the LOC110865814 gene encoding TMV resistance protein N → MVGIWGIGGSGKTTLASYMYKEISKQFEGHCIVDNVRDESSKNGLTSLQNKILSNLLKTPVVVQNVIDGRNKIKNMLCRSNVLMVLDDVDDLCQLEALAGSHNWYGDGSRIVITTRDENLLTAHKVDVVYPMSLLSDDEAIRLFNRHAYQEKNHLEDYEALSLRVVSYAAGLPLALKILGSFLCDKDENEWQSALAKLRYIPDPKVTDILKISYDGLESFQKELFLDIACFFRGHPKDERMEIFDACGFYSDIGVKVLIQKSLITISDGNFDMHNLVQEMGHHIVRGKHPNNPGKHSRVWREEDIEDLCSSDATTENNNIKAIRFYGESPRFPELVANLKKLRLLICKSILRNNYDTTVFEAPTFLSNELRYIHLSGYLASPLPETFQPKKLVILSLHNSLHEEIWTGNKRLPKLKQLNLYDARNLLSTPDFDGFPCLEKLTISGCPKLEEIHPSIGNHTSLVYVRVDSCDRLRTFPTITQLKKLKIFKILSCKQLFMFPEIQSNMDSLEELSLNDVGMLMMPSSIQQRCTNLTSLELNGYEYLKRNTSKI